CGACACGGCGGCATCCACGCACCCGCGCAGCTCCGGCATCATCGCCCGCAGCTCCGAAAGGCCGCCGGCCCTCGCCATCCGCTCGAGGAGCTCCCGCTGGAGCGCGGCGACCGACGGCGGGGTGTCGGAGCGACGCAGGGCGATCCCCCGGGCCTTGATCTCCCCGTTCGTGAACGCTCCCGCGAACCGGTTGGGGACCGCCACCGAGGGGTTCCGCTTCGACGGGAGGAAGGCGAGCCACTTGTAGACCCCCTCGAGCGCGATCGGCATCCCCGTCTCCTCGGTGATCCGCTCCGAGAGCCTGCGGTAATCCTCCTCCCCCGCGCCTTCCTTTTTCACCCAGATCGCGTCCGTCAGCCCGTGGAGGAAGGCGAACCCTTCCCGCTCGGCGATCTCCTTCGCGGACAGGAGTTTCTCCCTCCCCCAGGAGGTGACCGCCTCGTGCGCCTCGATCCGTCCGAACCGGGCGTTCCGATAGCCGAGGAAGCCGAAGGAGACCACGAGGAGCCATTTGAGCGCGGTCTGCCGCTTCCGGAAGAGCTCCCGCGCCTCCGGCTCCGTCGCCGCCTTCTGCCGCTCCTTCAGGGACCGGCGCTTGAGGAGGATCGGGGCAATCGTGTCGGGGACGAGCCCCCTGCGGCGGAGGCAGGTGTGGGCGCCGATCTCCGGGACGGGAAGGCCGGGACGGCAGCAGGCGCAATTGATCGTCTCGGGAGAGATGTTGTACCGGTCCATGAGCGACGGATACATCGACGCGAAGTCTAGCTCCCCCACGTTCTCGTGCGTCCCGGGGCGTGGAAGATACGTGAGCCCGCCCTTGTCGGTGACGACGAGATCCACGCCGGTCTTGAACACCTCCGGCTCCCGTTTCTTGTACGGAACGAGGATCCCCCCCCTGAGCGCCGTGGCCACCTGCATCGCGGAGATGGCGGTCCCCGGCGAAGTCCGGGCGACGCGCTGCAGCGGGATGCCGGAGAGGCGGGAGAGTTCGACGAGGCCCGGCAGTCCGGTTTCACCGAAGAGGAACGAGTTGCGGGCGTCCACGTGCCACCGGCCCGAGAGGGTGTGTGGCGCGGCACGGAAGACCACCCGGCCGTACGACATATACGACCGTTCCCGGCCGCCTCGAACGCCCGGGGCGGCGGGCTGGATACCCGTGCCCCCGCTCCGTAACGCGCCGAAGACGTCGTCCGGGGTTCGGGGAGCTCGCCCCAGGGGAAGCGGCACGCTTCGCCGGCCGGCCAGTGCGAGCAACCTCGGGAGCAGCCAATCGTCGCCGTACTCGGTGACGAGCAGGTCGGGGTCGGCCCGTTCAACGAGCCGACCCAGTTCCCGGAGGAAGTCCGCCCCGTTCTCCCAAAGGAGACCGTGCGTCACGCCGTCGGCGATGAGCTCGAGCGGGCGGACGCGCCGATGCGCCGGGTGGCCCGTCCCTTCCATCCGGAGGAGCGCGATCGAAAAGGAGGGATGCGGCGCGTCCACGTCCCACGGGGAATCGAGAACGCGGGCGAAGCGGATCGTCCCGTCGCCGTCGCAATCGACCGCGGCGCGCGACAGGGGGTACAGGCCGGTCGCGCAGGAGAACTGCTGCTCGGGCCCGATGTCGGCGTTGCACAGCGCCTCCGGCCCGAACGCCTTTTCCGCCTTGCGGACCGAAGGTCCCAGGAGGGCCGGCCCCGGCACGGTGAACGACCACGCCGGGATCGTCCTGCCCGAGAGGAAATCGATCCCCTCCCCCCGCGCCAGGCCGCACTTCCACCGCGTGGCGGCGGCACGGAGGACAGGCTCCTTCA
Above is a genomic segment from Candidatus Deferrimicrobium sp. containing:
- a CDS encoding DNA polymerase domain-containing protein encodes the protein MFDIAGEQGGMTVWFRAATGETIALFAPFRPSFVLAGNRLKEPVLRAAATRWKCGLARGEGIDFLSGRTIPAWSFTVPGPALLGPSVRKAEKAFGPEALCNADIGPEQQFSCATGLYPLSRAAVDCDGDGTIRFARVLDSPWDVDAPHPSFSIALLRMEGTGHPAHRRVRPLELIADGVTHGLLWENGADFLRELGRLVERADPDLLVTEYGDDWLLPRLLALAGRRSVPLPLGRAPRTPDDVFGALRSGGTGIQPAAPGVRGGRERSYMSYGRVVFRAAPHTLSGRWHVDARNSFLFGETGLPGLVELSRLSGIPLQRVARTSPGTAISAMQVATALRGGILVPYKKREPEVFKTGVDLVVTDKGGLTYLPRPGTHENVGELDFASMYPSLMDRYNISPETINCACCRPGLPVPEIGAHTCLRRRGLVPDTIAPILLKRRSLKERQKAATEPEARELFRKRQTALKWLLVVSFGFLGYRNARFGRIEAHEAVTSWGREKLLSAKEIAEREGFAFLHGLTDAIWVKKEGAGEEDYRRLSERITEETGMPIALEGVYKWLAFLPSKRNPSVAVPNRFAGAFTNGEIKARGIALRRSDTPPSVAALQRELLERMARAGGLSELRAMMPELRGCVDAAVSGLRGGRVPIEGLAIARRLSKAPERYVANTAAAAATRELRGRGVDLRPGSKIRYLLTDRGGRALGFLDGTETPDVPMYEEMLRAAGEELMEALQR